Proteins from one Scyliorhinus canicula chromosome 6, sScyCan1.1, whole genome shotgun sequence genomic window:
- the LOC119967992 gene encoding probable G-protein coupled receptor 139, with the protein MGKPVILLIKEIYYPILAAIGVPANLVTILILCRGKCGLSHCIALIMLAMATSDLLVMIINVMMYHIFSYNFTLSFLQRTPVCQFILYLTAVTLDMSVWFTVFFTFDRFAVICCQKFQAKYCTKRTAAVVITMFSVLIFFKDLPFIFGSEHQQIINQVQWGCQSSVTFLSSPLGIVFFWFHIASLVWLPFTLIALFNSLTIRRITVSSRDRKKLRSHTIENKSDPEIENRRKSIILLFTVSGSFLLLWLPSVIGVIISRLVSTNSYQGDRTNLRYIAAEVGTMLKFMSSCPNTCIYAATQRKFREELKGLLKSPFTLILLFINKEGVTTLCSR; encoded by the exons ATGGGAAAACCTGTTATTCTATTGATAAAAGAGATTTACTATCCAATTCTGGCAGCTATTGGTGTCCCAG cAAACTTGGTGACCATTCTGATTCTTTGCCGAGGGAAGTGTGGCCTTTCTCATTGTATCGCTTTAATCATGTTGGCCATGGCAACATCAGATTTACTGGTCATGATTATCAATGTAATGATGTATCACATTTTCAGTTATAATTTTACACTTTCATTTCTGCAGCGGACTCCCGTGTGTCAGTTCATTCTATACTTGACAGCTGTCACACTCGATATGTCTGTATGGTTCACAGTCTTCTTCACATTTGACCGATTTGCAGTTATCTGCTGCCAGAAGTTCCAAGCAAAGTATTGCACCAAGAGAACTGCAGCTGTGGTTATAACAATGTTCTCTGTTCTGATCTTTTTCAAGGATCTCCCATTTATCTTTGGCTCTGAACATCAGCAGATCATTAATCAGGTGCAGTGGGGCTGTCAGTCAAGTGTGACGTTTTTGTCTTCACCTCTCGGTATAGTGTTCTTTTGGTTTCACATAGCTTCACTGGTTTGGCTTCCCTTTACCTTAATTGCCTTGTTTAATTCTTTGACAATAAGACGTATTACAGTGTCAAGCAGAGACCGAAAGAAACTCCGATCTCACACAATTGAGAACAAGTCGGATCCAGAGATAGAGAACCGAAGGAAATCAATCATCCTCCTTTTCACTGTTTCGGGCAGTTTCTTACTGTTGTGGTTGCCGTCTGTCATCGGTGTTATAATATCTCGACTGGTAAGCACTAATTCTTATCAAGGTGACCGTACAAATCTTAGATATATCGCCGCAGAAGTTGGAACGATGTTGAAGTTTATGAGTTCCTGTCCAAACACGTGTATTTATGCAGCGACTCAGAGAAAATTCCGAGAGGAGCTGAAGGGGCTGTTAAAATCTCCCTTCACATTGATTCTACTGTTTATCAATAAGGAAGGGGTTACAACATTGTGCTCTCGGTGA